The DNA region TTCTATTTCACCTTTATGACGAACAAAAATAGCAACCAAGGCCCAAACGGCCACTAAGGCAAATTCCCGCATATTTCGTGTCCAAGTAATGGCAAGGTTAATTATCATTGCAATAGCTATGAGTATAATGGTCCAAGCGACTTCGGATAATGGGCCTCCGTTCCAACCTAATTTAGTAAGATATGCGGATATGTTGGCAATCGTTGCTACGGTAATCCATCCGCTGTACAAACAAATGGGCCACCATACAAAAGCGAGGACCTCAATGGGTGCGTCCCATTTTTCCATATTTGTATTTAGGATGATTTTTATCAGGGAAATAAGAATGCCCAGCATAATCAGAACCGATATGCCTGTATAATCATAAACAAATGCCAATACCCATACAGAATTCAGGAGGTTGGCCATTAGAAACCAATAACCCGTTTGTTCTATGAAATCACTTTTTTTAGTGCTAAAAAACGCCCGCTTTACCTGAAAGATAGAGTAGGCCAAGAGGCTTAAAAATATTAGTCCCCAAATGGAAAATGCATAACCGGCGGGAGTAAAAAGATTATCATATCTGGCACTGATTTCACCTATTGTAGTTCCGTTTAGTCTAAAAACTTGGGAAAGGTAATTGACCAAAATCACAAGAATTACCGAAAATATATTGAGGATGGAGTATGTTTTGGCCATATTTTTCTGCTTTTAACAAATGTAATCTGCACAT from Zobellia alginiliquefaciens includes:
- a CDS encoding tryptophan-rich sensory protein — encoded protein: MAKTYSILNIFSVILVILVNYLSQVFRLNGTTIGEISARYDNLFTPAGYAFSIWGLIFLSLLAYSIFQVKRAFFSTKKSDFIEQTGYWFLMANLLNSVWVLAFVYDYTGISVLIMLGILISLIKIILNTNMEKWDAPIEVLAFVWWPICLYSGWITVATIANISAYLTKLGWNGGPLSEVAWTIILIAIAMIINLAITWTRNMREFALVAVWALVAIFVRHKGEIESVAYSALAAAIILFISSAAHGLRNRETSPGQKLKERLHKN